In a single window of the Manis javanica isolate MJ-LG chromosome 16, MJ_LKY, whole genome shotgun sequence genome:
- the CRIP3 gene encoding cysteine-rich protein 3 isoform X2, translating to MSWTCPRCQQPVFFAEKVSSLGKNWHRFCLKCEHCHSVLSPGGHAEHNGRPYCHRPCYGALFGPRGVNIGGVGSYLYNSPTPTTPLSPSSFSTPRPSIGFPQGKKSPPHMKTFTGETSLCPGCEEPVYFAEKVMSLGRNWHRPCLRCQRCRKTLTAGSHAEHDGVPYCHIPCYGYLFGPKGVNIGDVGCYIYDPVEIKSK from the exons ATGAGCTGGACCTGCCCGCGTTGCCAGCAACCCGTGTTTTTCG CGGAAAAAGTGAGCTCCCTGGGCAAGAACTGGCACCGCTTCTGCCTGAAATGTGAGCACTGCCACAGCGTCCTATCCCCAGGAGGGCATGCAGAG CACAATGGGAGGCCGTATTGCCACAGGCCATGCTATGGGGCTCTCTTCGGACCCAGGG GGGTGAATATTGGTGGGGTGGGCTCCTACCTCTACAAttcccccactcccaccactcCTCTCAGCCCCAGCAGCTTCAGCACCCCCAGGCCCAGTATTGGCTTCCCCCAGGGCAAGAAAA GCCCTCCCCACATGAAGACGTTCACTGGGGAGACCTCACTGTGCCCTGGCTGTGAGGAACCTGTCTATTTTG CTGAGAAGGTAATGTCTCTGGGCAGAAACTGGCACCGACCCTGCCTGAGGTGCCAGCGCTGCCGGAAGACCCTGACTGCTGGGAGTCATGCAGAG CATGATGGCGTTCCCTATTGCCACATCCCCTGCTATGGCTACCTGTTTGGCCCCAAAG GTGTGAACATTGGTGATGTGGGCTGCTACATCTATGACCCTGTGGAGATAAAATCCAAATGA
- the CRIP3 gene encoding cysteine-rich protein 3 isoform X1, whose protein sequence is MQSTMGGRIATGHAMGLSSDPGVRVNIGGVGSYLYNSPTPTTPLSPSSFSTPRPSIGFPQGKKTAELRGRLGRWHHLRFTGPPHMKTFTGETSLCPGCEEPVYFAEKVMSLGRNWHRPCLRCQRCRKTLTAGSHAEHDGVPYCHIPCYGYLFGPKGGQPHSRHVGLGDLWTTSWVVKHVPGPSQFPPALSPAPPATSKAHGDKALSLRCEHW, encoded by the exons ATGCAGAG CACAATGGGAGGCCGTATTGCCACAGGCCATGCTATGGGGCTCTCTTCGGACCCAGGGGTAA GGGTGAATATTGGTGGGGTGGGCTCCTACCTCTACAAttcccccactcccaccactcCTCTCAGCCCCAGCAGCTTCAGCACCCCCAGGCCCAGTATTGGCTTCCCCCAGGGCAAGAAAA CTGCTGAGTTAAGAGGTAGACTGGGCAGATGGCATCATCTccgttttacag GCCCTCCCCACATGAAGACGTTCACTGGGGAGACCTCACTGTGCCCTGGCTGTGAGGAACCTGTCTATTTTG CTGAGAAGGTAATGTCTCTGGGCAGAAACTGGCACCGACCCTGCCTGAGGTGCCAGCGCTGCCGGAAGACCCTGACTGCTGGGAGTCATGCAGAG CATGATGGCGTTCCCTATTGCCACATCCCCTGCTATGGCTACCTGTTTGGCCCCAAAGGTGGGCAGCCCCACTCCAGACATGTGGGTCTGGGGGATCTGTGGACAACTTCCTGGGTGGTCAAACATGTCCCAGGCCCCTCCCAATTCCCTCCAGCCCTCAGCCCAGCACCCCCAGCCACCTCCAAGGCCCATGGTGATAAGGCTCTCTCCCTCAGGTGTGAACATTGGTGA